One part of the Synergistaceae bacterium genome encodes these proteins:
- a CDS encoding class I SAM-dependent methyltransferase, whose amino-acid sequence MSLLAKFFSNARKPSGTLGKIMIAGMNIFHSPVALWGLSHVDIPAPSEIAELGCGGGKNIRDLLAKYPASKVTGLDYSPLSLEKARAYNREAIASGRCELVEGDVSAMMFEDGRFDLATAFETIYFWPGLERCFAEVRRILRDGGHFVIVSESDGKDKPSMWFKQYIDGMNTYTPPEIETALRSAGFRDIKTEHHPKHSWIVIIAEK is encoded by the coding sequence TTGAGTCTGCTAGCAAAATTCTTCAGCAATGCCCGCAAACCCTCCGGCACGCTCGGAAAGATTATGATTGCCGGAATGAACATCTTTCACTCGCCCGTAGCATTATGGGGCTTGTCGCACGTCGATATTCCTGCTCCGTCTGAGATTGCGGAACTCGGATGCGGAGGCGGTAAGAACATCAGGGATTTACTGGCGAAGTATCCTGCCTCGAAGGTTACAGGTCTCGACTATTCCCCTTTGTCGCTCGAGAAAGCGCGCGCTTACAACCGCGAAGCTATAGCTTCAGGAAGGTGCGAGCTCGTTGAAGGCGACGTGTCGGCGATGATGTTCGAGGACGGAAGGTTTGACCTTGCGACGGCGTTTGAGACAATATACTTCTGGCCGGGACTCGAGAGATGCTTTGCTGAAGTCAGGAGGATTCTGAGGGACGGCGGGCATTTCGTGATAGTCAGCGAGTCGGACGGCAAGGACAAGCCCAGCATGTGGTTCAAGCAGTACATTGACGGAATGAACACCTACACTCCGCCGGAAATCGAGACAGCTTTAAGGTCTGCAGGTTTCAGGGACATTAAGACGGAGCATCACCCTAAACATTCATGGATAGTAATCATCGCTGAGAAGTGA